A section of the Triticum dicoccoides isolate Atlit2015 ecotype Zavitan chromosome 7A, WEW_v2.0, whole genome shotgun sequence genome encodes:
- the LOC119332157 gene encoding 50S ribosomal protein 6, chloroplastic-like — translation MSLVTAFLAGSAAPAVAPRSARPSVGFFGVGGGCALSVECSSRPQKKGTKHHMKTRPKKTQRWDIKRRPVQYEPLPALPDDWTLVAAGAKEDEVPQDEETTPAAAVEVEVVAAPAAAD, via the coding sequence ATGTCGCTCGTCACAGCTTTTCTGGCGGGCTCAGCGGCGCCGGCGGTCGCGCCACGGTCCGCCCGCCCGTCGGTGGGCTTCTTTGGGGTCGGCGGAGGGTGCGCGCTGTCGGTGGAGTGCTCGTCGCGGCCGCAGAAGAAAGGGACCAAGCACCATATGAAGACGCGGCCCAAGAAGACGCAGCGGTGGGACATCAAGCGCCGCCCCGTTCAGTACGAGCCGCTGCCGGCGCTTCCCGATGACTGGACGCTCGTAGCCGCCGGTGCGAAGGAAGATGAGGTGCCGCAGGATGAGGAGaccacgcccgccgccgccgttgagGTCGAGGTGGTCGCCGCCCCTGCCGCCGCAGACTGA